One genomic window of Quercus lobata isolate SW786 chromosome 9, ValleyOak3.0 Primary Assembly, whole genome shotgun sequence includes the following:
- the LOC115961935 gene encoding uncharacterized GPI-anchored protein At5g19250-like, whose protein sequence is MTKLLEQCLKATAEKYLLEDLNLYRLSLNSPNFTENNNAACLANNIANQLKNETCKNAFHYNSTPGTKPNDNEYDKLMDGCDIKENHTVQGVILPVCMPKLDPFLVLFNFTTPQYAKYLKDSNYTETGIGSEDNWMVVVLSTNTSAGNFSGAASLIANVSMGNSLVALFIGFLVFLQ, encoded by the exons ATGACAAAGTTATTGGAACAGTGCTTAAA AGCTACAGCCGAAAAATATCTCTTGGAGGACCTTAATCTTTATAGGTTGTCACTAAATTCCCCCAACTTCACTGAGAACAACAATGCAGCTTGCCTAGCTAATAATATTGCAAACCAATTAAAGAACGAAACTTGTAAAAACGCCTTTCACTACAACTCTACTCCTGGCACTAAGCCTAATGATAACGAATATGACAAGCTCATGGATGGCTGTGACATAAAAGAGAATCACACAGTTCAAGGGGTCATATTGCCTGTCTGTATGCCCAAATTAGACCCATTTTTGGtgctttttaattttacaacaCCTCAATATGCAAAATATTTGAAGGATTCAAACTACACTGAGACTGGGATTGGCTCCGAGGATAATTGGATGGTGGTTGTTTTGAGCACTAACACATCAGCCGGAAACTTTTCTGGTGCAGCTTCTTTGATTGCAAATGTCAGTATGGGTAACTCCTTGGTGGCTTTGTTCATtggatttcttgtgtttctgcAGTGA
- the LOC115960306 gene encoding UV-B-induced protein At3g17800, chloroplastic-like — MDLATTTLPSRSLYFYFSPKTTLTFPTKPSVVSLKPRGVSVIASAGASHHCESSSSSNSNSNSNSSLNSPLEQRSQAGKFLSSVLQNHRQLFHVAVTEELKLLADDRNAAVSRMLLSSHSDEASLHRRIAQLKEHECQIAVQDVMYLSIFYKFSEIKVPLVPRLSRCIYNGRLEIWPSKDWELESIHSLEVLDMVKEHVTAVTGLRADSSVTENWAITKITRLTLGQVYVASILYGYFLKSALLRHCLERTVGLANQDLHLSHKTSLHFQELCSYGLETLLFGRVSNRQSVSCSQGSSNSEMKLEPLKCYVMGFDPETLQRCAKLKSKEAVNLIESHSSALFGDEKTGLIENDEVILTSFSSMKRLVLEAVAFGSFLWDTEEYIENLYKLKENN, encoded by the exons ATGGACCTTGCTACCACCACTCTCCCTTCTCGCTCACTTTACTTTTACTTCTCTCCCAAAACTACCCTCACCTTCCCCACCAAACCCTCCGTTGTTTCCCTCAAGCCCAGGGGCGTTTCCGTAATTGCCAGTGCCGGCGCTAGCCACCACTGCGAGTCTTCTAGCAGTAGCAATAGCAATAGCAATAGCAATAGCAGCCTGAACTCGCCGCTAGAGCAACGGTCACAGGCGGGGAAGTTTTTGAGCAGTGTGTTGCAGAATCACAGGCAGTTGTTCCACGTGGCTGTCACTGAAGAACTTAAGCTCTTGGCTGATGATCGAAACGCCGCCGTTTCCCGTATGCTCCTCAGCTCTCACTCTGACGAAGCCTCCCTTCACAg GAGGATTGCACAACTAAAAGAGCATGAGTGCCAAATAGCTGTTCAAGATGTCATGTACCtgtcaatattttataaattttctgAAATCAAAGTTCCTTTGGTTCCAAGGCTTTCTAGATGCATTTATAATGGCAGACTAGAGATATGGCCTTCGAAGGACTGGGAGCTGGAGTCCATTCACAGCTTGGAGGTTTTGGATATGGTTAAGGAACATGTCACTGCTGTCACTGGCTTGAGAGCAGATTCTAGTGTCACAGAAAATTGGGCAATAACAAAGATCACACGGCTCACACTTGGCCAAGTATATGTGGCATCCATCTTGTATGGCTACTTTTTGAAGTCCGCCTTGTTGAGACACTGCTTGGAGCGAACCGTAGGTTTGGCAAACCAGGATCTTCATCTCAGTCACAAGACCTCCCTTCACTTCCAAGAGCTGTGTTCTTATGGATTGGAAACCCTTCTCTTTGGCCGTGTCAGTAACAGACAATCTGTGTCATGTAGTCAAGGGTCAAGTAACTCGGAAATGAAACTTGAACCATTGAAATGTTATGTGATGGGGTTTGATCCTGAGACATTGCAGAGATGTGCAAAACTTAAATCTAAGGAGGCTGTGAACTTGATTGAGAGTCATAGTAGTGCACTTTTTGGGGATGAGAAGACAGGTTTAATTGAGAATGATGAGGTGATCTTGACTTCATTTTCTAGTATGAAGAGGTTGGTTTTGGAGGCTGTTGCTTTTGGCTCATTCCTTTGGGACACAGAAGAATACATAGAAAATTTGTATAAACTCAAGGAGAATAATTAG